The region TCTTAAAGAATAAAACCCGCCCAATTCCCATCCCAGCCGTACACCGGCAACCAGCCAGTCAGAATATTCGTTTTGAAATTGATTTATGCCGGGATATCCCAGAAGGCCCTGACCGAACAGGCTTAGTTTGGGCCTGACACCTGATATAAGCGCACTTTTCTGACTTAAAAGCAGATCGTTTTGCATGTCAAAGAGCGCGATTTCCGGGCGCTGTATACTTTTGTCATCGGTTGAAAAGTTGTTGTAATCTGGTTTGACAAGAGTCACGTTGCCAGGAAGCTGCTCACCGATCATTTCAGAGAGTATTTCCCGATAGGTGTGCAGTGCAGAAGACAGTTCAATTCTTTGCTGATCGGCATTCAACTGTTCCACTTTGATCAGGTCCAGATCAGACTGACTGGCCAGTCCATTCTGCATCAAAGATAAATAACGCCGGTAATTTGTCTGGAGTTCATCCTGAAAGATTGAGTTCTGTTTCAGTTGTTCTTCAGTAAGTAATATGCCGAAAAACAGCCTGTTGATCCTCTCGTTGAGGGTGTAGAGATCCACGACAAGTTTACTCTTTTCAACCTTTGAAGATGCCGCTGAGATCCGTTTCTGCGAGCGTGTGGCCCCACCATCCCATATTATCTGGTTTACTTCAATTACACCGCTATACTGGAATTTACTGATCTCATCAATGCCGGGGATATTAACCGGAAGCTGCATCACTTCTGTTTGAGCTGTACCTTTTCCGGATATACTTACCTGTGGCAGGTACCGAAGATTGGCATTTGTATTGTCCAGGCGACCATTGTTATTGATTAACTGCAGTTGTGCAGAAAGGGGATAGTGCTGAGCTGCTTTTTTCCAGCAAGATTCTACAGTGAGTTGAGAGTATGCAGACTGTAAAACGATACATGCTGTAAATACAGATGTAATGATTGTTCGTTTCATTTTTGCTCCGGTCTCTTCTTCACCATAGATAAAATCCATTGCGGTATCAGTGTTTTACGTTCCTGTACAAGTGTCATGAAATGCTGCTGATCGAGTTTACAAATTTTTCTAATAACAGGAGCTCCAAGGAATGGTGCTAATGTAAGTCCGATCATATTTATGATAAGGTGCAGTGGATTTAATGAATGGATGCTTTTGGAATAATCTGACTCCATAAATTGCTTCAGGAAAAAAGACTTTTTAATCAGTGTTTCGATACCGATATTTTTGATGAACTTTTCCGGATTGGACTGAACTTGATTCGCAATAAAGAGCGGCAGGTCAGGTTCTTGTGATAATTTGTCGATATAGGTAGCGACCAGTGTTTCAACCTTTTGTTCAATGGAGGTCTGTTGATTGTTGAGGATAGAGGATACGCCGCCGAAGAAAAGGCTGAGGTTTTCAAGCATGACAATTTCGAACAGTTTTTCTTTGCTGCGGAAGTAGTAGTGAAGCAGTGCCTGGTTAATACCGGCCTCAACCGCGATATCCCGGGTGGTTACTGCAGCAAATCCTTTACTGGTGAACAGTTTCCGGGCTGTCTCTTTGATTTTCTGTTCGGTTGAGGCATTGTCGGTTCGAGGGTTGTTTTTTGAAGTGGTGGTCTTTTTCATGTATATCCTTTTTTGGGGGCTTCTGATATTGATGATAATTTAATCAGATGGATTAGTCAATAAGTTTAATCAAGTGATTAAAATAATGGCTGCTGGAGCATGATGGAAACATATTGGTAGCTTAGTATGCAGATGTATGGGGTCTGATGAAGAAAACAGGGCATGAGCAATGCCCAGTTTCATTTGAAGGCACCAGTCTTGGACTATCCTCTGAATGCTGATAAGGGAAGTTTTCTGCAGGTGACCAAAACTCAGGGATATGTTTTGGATATTATTAAAATGTCACCCTATAGCCGTGTTCATGCGAGCAGTGCGCATTTGAGATTTCTCACGAAACCCTGTGCACCAGTATCGAATTAGTCGACACACTGTCCTGTGTCAGACCTGCAAGCAGAAGAATGTAATCTCCCTTAGCACCCAGTTTCAATTTCTTAAGGAGTTTCTCGCCGTATTCCGGAATCCGCTTGATGTCAAAACCCTGTTTTATTACAAAAGGGTATACTCCCCACAGAAGATTGAGCCTGCGTCGAACACTTTCATCAGGAACAAGAGCCAGGATCGGTGCTGCGGGGCGGTCTGCGGAGATAAGACGGGCTGAGTAGCCGCTGCGGCTTATCACAAAAATTGAACGCACCATCAGATCTCTCGAAAGCTGCGCTATCGAGGTTCCTATTGCCTCATGAAGTTCATCGTTTTGATCAATTGCCGCCTTTGTGAATCTGCCTCCGCGTGTATGGAACTGATAAGCCTCGCTCTCCCTGAGAATCGAATCCATCATCTTTACAGATTCTACCGGATATCTGCCCACAGCAGTCTCTCCGGACAACATCACAGCATCCGCCCCTGCCATACACGCTCCTGCCACATCGGTGACCTCCGCTCTCGTAGGACGGGAATTGTTTATCATCGACTCCAGCATCTGCGTGGCAACTATTACCGGCTTGTTTGCCTGATTTGCAAACTCTATAAGCTTGTTCTGAATAATCGGAACCTTATTTGCCGGAAGTTCCACCCCAAGGTCACCCCTGGCCACCATTATCCCATCGGAAAGCTCAATAATCTTACCGATATTTTCAAGCGCCTCAGGTTTTTCAATCTTTGCTATGATCGGTTTATCTTCTGCACCCAGTTTCTTCAGGTAGTTTTTAAGGTCGAGGATATCCTTTGGACTCCTGACAAACGAAAGCGCAATATAATCCGCACCACCCTCAAGTGCATACCTGACATCGCTCTTATCCTTATTTGTCAGAGCGGAGATTTTCATAGCAGTACCCGGAAGATTCATCCCCTTGTTATCCTTGAGAACGCCACCCCTTATAACCCGGGCCTTTATATTACGGCTGTCTACCACCTTCACAACTTCCAGCTCCAGATTACCATCGTCGACAAGCACCGGATCACCAGCTTTGACCTCCATTGCGAGTCTTCTGTACTGTGATGGAATCAAACTTTCATTACCGGTTACCTTATCAACCGTTATGTTGACAATCGAATTCTCCTTGAGTGTAATGGAACCGTTTTTAAACTTTCCTACTCTGATTTTAGGGCCGCAGAGGTCGGCAAGGATAGCCACCGAAGTGTCAAGCTGTTTCGCCGATTTCCTTATATCTGCCATCACCTTTACATGCTCCCTGGCATCACCATGGCTGAAATTGATCCTTGCAACATTGAGCCCAGCTGAAATGAGTTTTTTAAGCATCGGGAGACTTCTCGATGAGGGGCCGATTGTGGCCACGATCTTCATACGGCGGAATTGAAGGTGGTTATGGTTGATACCCATTTCAAATGATTTCTCAAATGCTGGTTTCCCTGACATCTTTTCTCCCCTGGAAAGAGTATGAATGTGAAACGGTCAATAGCTTAACTGATGAATTAAGGAGGATTTTGTTACCTGATGAGATCAATCAGAGTCCCAAGCATCCCGTCCTGCACCTTGATGGTTTTCAGATTCGCTGAGTATGCGGTCTTGTTGATCGAAAGATTCACCAGATTCCCGGCAAGTTCCTGCCTGTCCATTGACTGAACAGCAGAGACACGAACTCCTGAAACCGGTGATTCCGTCTGAATCGCCCTCTTATCCTTATAGCCGGGAGTGGAGACATTGGCAATGTTGTTCGCGGTGATATTCTGCGAGACTGCTGCAGCTGAAAGCCCGGATAAAGCTGATCCCAGTGATTCAGTCATAGAAAATATTCTCTCCTTCTATATTATAACTGAATTGGGATGGGAATGCAAGAAAGGACTTCAGTCTCG is a window of Fibrobacter sp. DNA encoding:
- a CDS encoding TolC family protein codes for the protein MKRTIITSVFTACIVLQSAYSQLTVESCWKKAAQHYPLSAQLQLINNNGRLDNTNANLRYLPQVSISGKGTAQTEVMQLPVNIPGIDEISKFQYSGVIEVNQIIWDGGATRSQKRISAASSKVEKSKLVVDLYTLNERINRLFFGILLTEEQLKQNSIFQDELQTNYRRYLSLMQNGLASQSDLDLIKVEQLNADQQRIELSSALHTYREILSEMIGEQLPGNVTLVKPDYNNFSTDDKSIQRPEIALFDMQNDLLLSQKSALISGVRPKLSLFGQGLLGYPGINQFQNEYSDWLVAGVRLGWELGGFYSLRNNYAKIENNIGRLKKEKETFLFNTKLQVMQQKNEIDKYKELIKMDEEIIALRNDVKKASEARVENGTISVTDLIKDINAVNLAIQEKSLHEIQLLISIYNLKNSINNQGQL
- a CDS encoding TetR/AcrR family transcriptional regulator, whose translation is MKKTTTSKNNPRTDNASTEQKIKETARKLFTSKGFAAVTTRDIAVEAGINQALLHYYFRSKEKLFEIVMLENLSLFFGGVSSILNNQQTSIEQKVETLVATYIDKLSQEPDLPLFIANQVQSNPEKFIKNIGIETLIKKSFFLKQFMESDYSKSIHSLNPLHLIINMIGLTLAPFLGAPVIRKICKLDQQHFMTLVQERKTLIPQWILSMVKKRPEQK
- the pyk gene encoding pyruvate kinase produces the protein MSGKPAFEKSFEMGINHNHLQFRRMKIVATIGPSSRSLPMLKKLISAGLNVARINFSHGDAREHVKVMADIRKSAKQLDTSVAILADLCGPKIRVGKFKNGSITLKENSIVNITVDKVTGNESLIPSQYRRLAMEVKAGDPVLVDDGNLELEVVKVVDSRNIKARVIRGGVLKDNKGMNLPGTAMKISALTNKDKSDVRYALEGGADYIALSFVRSPKDILDLKNYLKKLGAEDKPIIAKIEKPEALENIGKIIELSDGIMVARGDLGVELPANKVPIIQNKLIEFANQANKPVIVATQMLESMINNSRPTRAEVTDVAGACMAGADAVMLSGETAVGRYPVESVKMMDSILRESEAYQFHTRGGRFTKAAIDQNDELHEAIGTSIAQLSRDLMVRSIFVISRSGYSARLISADRPAAPILALVPDESVRRRLNLLWGVYPFVIKQGFDIKRIPEYGEKLLKKLKLGAKGDYILLLAGLTQDSVSTNSILVHRVS